In one Pseudomonas sp. Bout1 genomic region, the following are encoded:
- a CDS encoding DNA cytosine methyltransferase: MQYSVLDTFAGAGGFSLGFELAGAKVIGAIETDSWACETFKFNHPEARVIKSDISLLSDEEIIEAFSEFSPDIILGGPPCQGFSICNKNSGDSKDPRNSLFEEFIRVGSLLNPKIMIMENVPNIIKARTDSNELVIDIIKKELERIGYHVNYKILEATDYGVPQIRKRLVVVASKMILKNPFPDATHTTNADTSLFDSHLKKCPTLWDAISDMPDIEAREGAEISSYTYGIQNEYQRFLREGSDKLYNHKAMNHSSRIVERFSSMSCGDSISNVPAHLRPLKRNSTEFSDKVYDQNNRRMHPDRQCHTVPASFYANFVHPFKNRNFTAREGARIQSFPDWYVFKGKPTVVSQKLLHREGRLEEKHLGQYNQIGNAVPPLMARAIAINIIKQLNGD; the protein is encoded by the coding sequence ATGCAATATTCAGTGTTAGATACATTTGCAGGCGCTGGTGGTTTCAGTCTTGGTTTTGAGTTAGCTGGCGCAAAGGTGATTGGAGCAATAGAAACGGATAGCTGGGCGTGTGAAACTTTTAAATTTAATCACCCTGAAGCCAGGGTTATCAAATCCGACATTTCTTTACTATCTGACGAAGAAATAATTGAAGCATTCAGCGAGTTTAGCCCGGATATAATACTGGGTGGGCCACCATGCCAAGGATTTTCTATATGCAATAAAAATAGTGGCGACTCAAAAGACCCTAGGAACTCACTTTTTGAAGAGTTCATCAGAGTCGGCAGTCTATTAAACCCTAAAATCATGATTATGGAAAACGTACCAAATATAATCAAGGCTCGCACCGACAGTAACGAATTAGTAATTGATATTATAAAAAAAGAGCTGGAGCGCATTGGTTATCACGTAAACTATAAAATACTTGAGGCTACGGATTACGGCGTACCTCAGATAAGAAAACGATTAGTTGTTGTTGCGTCTAAAATGATACTTAAAAATCCATTTCCAGATGCAACACACACCACAAATGCAGACACCTCTCTTTTTGACAGCCATCTTAAAAAATGTCCAACATTATGGGATGCTATTTCGGACATGCCCGATATTGAAGCAAGAGAAGGCGCTGAAATTTCCAGCTATACATATGGGATACAGAACGAATATCAAAGATTTCTGCGAGAAGGCTCTGATAAGCTTTATAACCATAAAGCAATGAACCATTCTTCAAGAATCGTTGAACGATTTTCATCGATGAGCTGTGGAGATTCTATATCTAATGTACCAGCACATTTGAGACCATTAAAAAGAAACAGTACTGAATTTTCAGACAAGGTCTATGATCAAAACAATCGAAGAATGCACCCTGATAGGCAGTGCCATACTGTGCCAGCGTCTTTTTATGCTAATTTTGTGCATCCTTTCAAAAATAGAAATTTTACTGCTCGTGAAGGTGCGCGAATTCAGTCTTTCCCTGACTGGTATGTATTTAAAGGCAAGCCGACTGTCGTTAGTCAAAAGCTTTTGCATAGAGAAGGGCGATTAGAGGAAAAGCACCTAGGTCAATATAATCAGATTGGCAACGCAGTTCCTCCGCTCATGGCTAGAGCTATAGCAATTAACATAATCAAGCAGCTTAATGGTGATTAA
- a CDS encoding Bpu10I family restriction endonuclease, translating into MDDLSITYIREIRDRYELWKTENHELKGPLPGVTENDAEIIKKRVALLNDYKEFLDDRRFAEKFDSRSNLHSSVLEEFMYYLFKDMVEAISDSALIGKSHSFKDLFFRAPSYLDMVKRPHALIEIKDHDFAIGARVSANLQCAGSNLIEEHKWDIPAVAIECKTYLDKTMLQDVSTAAEQLKQKNPNAMYIVVAEWLKLTENVNLKKYKIDQIYILRKQKNTDREFRYNDGYQKNPIYPDVIEHLFNSVRTFLTSDWEGGIAHGMDRGYLM; encoded by the coding sequence ATGGATGACTTATCTATCACCTATATTAGGGAAATCAGAGATCGCTACGAGCTCTGGAAGACGGAAAACCATGAACTCAAAGGACCTCTTCCTGGCGTTACAGAAAATGACGCTGAAATAATTAAAAAAAGAGTCGCATTACTGAATGATTATAAAGAGTTTTTGGATGACCGCAGATTTGCGGAAAAATTCGACTCTAGATCTAATTTGCATTCCTCAGTTTTGGAGGAATTTATGTACTACCTTTTCAAGGACATGGTTGAAGCGATTTCAGACTCTGCTTTAATTGGGAAATCTCACTCTTTTAAAGATCTTTTTTTTAGAGCGCCTTCTTACCTAGACATGGTTAAAAGACCCCATGCATTAATTGAAATAAAAGACCATGACTTTGCGATCGGCGCCCGCGTAAGTGCGAATTTACAATGCGCTGGATCGAATTTGATTGAAGAACATAAATGGGATATTCCGGCAGTAGCTATTGAATGTAAAACGTACTTAGATAAAACCATGCTTCAAGATGTTTCTACTGCGGCAGAGCAGCTAAAACAAAAAAATCCAAATGCTATGTATATAGTTGTAGCCGAATGGCTGAAGCTAACAGAAAATGTGAATTTGAAAAAATATAAAATTGACCAGATTTATATTCTGCGCAAGCAGAAAAATACTGATCGCGAATTTAGATACAATGACGGGTACCAGAAGAACCCAATATACCCTGACGTCATAGAACACTTATTTAATTCAGTAAGAACATTTTTAACGTCTGATTGGGAAGGAGGTATTGCTCATGGAATGGACCGTGGCTATCTAATGTAA